The Vigna unguiculata cultivar IT97K-499-35 chromosome 1, ASM411807v1, whole genome shotgun sequence nucleotide sequence tggacTCAGTTTCATTATACTTATAAGGtgttgctgataaaaaaaattgaactaaataATCCAACTTAGGTACGGTGTAACTAAGGGACACCTAATCTCTAACCTGACATAAACTTTCACATCAAAGAGTGATAATCACGTGaacattaattatgaattgTTGCAAAATCAATCAATTGGATCACCTAAATAGTGCTTCAGAATTAGTTATACCTGAATCTAATTACATTAATCCACAACCTAAAACTCCTCCATCAAACAACAAATTCATGAAATCAAACTTAGGCAGAGACATAAAAAGCAGAACATTAAATGTTTGTCCCTTTACACAAAAAAGGACAAATGTATGACTACATGTCATGTTCAAAGATTGGGAAGGAGactttacataaaaaattgagCAAagtcatatattaattaatattaattaccgTTGGGGAAGTTGGCCTCACCCAAACACTTTTAATGCCAATAGATTCATGTGGGTGGCACCCTTTTCAACATCACTCCACATTAATACGAGACACCCAATTCAATCTtcattacacttttttttttttaatccatgTGACATGTTAAAAACgaaaaatatagaattttatttttcttcatttagaaCTTTATTCAATGCACAAATTCACTTCTTTTACATGGATGATCTTTCTAATGAGGTCTctctaaatatgttttttcctCCATTGAATTTGAGACCTTACTTAGGAAGATTGAGTTTAGTTTTACTCATAGAACATTAAACATGCAATATTTTGTACTTTTTATAATGTTCtatcattttaattactttaaaaaaatcaaataattttatttttgtccaatAAATTACCAATTTGAATGAAGGTGAAAGAAGAACTCTCATTAGAGTTGCCATATGCACCTTTGGATGTTATATATACAACCAACACAAATGAACTTATCAATGCTTGAAACATAAGAGATATTTCTAAAACGTTTGAACTTTTATGAAGAGAAgtgttaatatttaaaaacaacaacaaaacttggTCTAAGTACATTTTTTCGAAGTAGAGAATAAACTAAAAATGCATTTTGATCTGATTTCtattacaaaattgattttttatatgttgtttgGTTTTAATTAGTGTCTAAATTCTACCGATAGAAAGGTAGAATCATACGCACAGTGGGGTCATGAGATAGATGAGTTGAAGTAACTCAACCCATGGGCGTAGGACCATAAATTTGCAGTTACCAGCACAAAGATTGGTTTTTTATTGGCACTAGCCGCGTCTTATAGTTGGGTAGATCAACTAACAAGAGACGGAGAAAACAAAGTTTTCTTCGTGTTTGGTTTTTTTCCCCATCCCTTATGCCAATTATTTTCGCTTCCCACGTGCCATTCTTGAGAACTAGAAGAAAGATTGAACATCACTACtttatatgtatgtgtgtatgtaaGTAACCATGATGGTTCATGCATTGCATGCTTCAATTAATTTTAGAGTAGGATAGGCTTCATTTTCTGGTTAGAAATTTCGCTCAGACCAAAATTAATGTTCAGCTTTGGTCAAGCAACACCCACCAGAAGGATTTGATTTCCCATTGCTGTGTGTTTTGTTAACTCAATCTTGTGGTAGAAAGAAAAGTATTCATTGGTCGGTAAGGGGAAAGTGAGAGGCATAAAATTGAGGGAGGTTATATATACAAGAGTCTGAGTTTAGTTTGCAGACAGAGCTATTGAAGTTCATACTTCATTTGTAGTTGTTTTCTGCAAGACTTTGTTGGGGTTTTAGAGCATAATGGGAGTGGTTCATGATGCATACTCAAATGGAAGTGTTGGTGCTCAGAATTGTAATGGGGTGGAGGAAAAGCTTGATACTTTGAGGAGGCTGATTGGGAAGGGTGATGGTGACCCTTTGAGAATTGTGAGTGTTGGAGCTGGTGCTTGGGGCAGTGTGTTTGCAGCTTTGCTGCAAGATTCTTATGGTCAATTCAGGGACAAGATACAGATCAGGATATGGAGAAGAGCAGGAAGAGCAGTGGATAGAGGCACTGCAGAACATCTGTTTGAGGTCATAAACTCAAGGGAAGATGTGCTGAGAAGGTTGATAAGGCGTTGTGCATATCTGAAATATGTGGAGGCAAGGCTTGGTGATAGGACCCTTTATGCAGATGAGATTCTGAAAGATGGTTTTTGCTTGAACATGATTGATACCCCTCTTTGTCCTCTGAAGGTCGTCACAAACTTGCAGGAAGCTGTTTGGGATGCTGATATTGTGGTCAATGGTTTGCCTTCTACAGAAACACGTGAGATCTTTGAAGAGATTAGTAAGTATTGGAAGGAGAGGATCACAGTGCCTATAATTATCTCTTTGTCAAAGGGTATTGAGGCTGCATTGGAGCCTCTACCACATATTATTACTCCCACAAAGATGATTCACCAAGCAAGTAAGACCCTTTCTTTATCTCCTTTTACATGTTAACTTTTTGCCAGAAGTTCAACTTCGACCATAGATAaaaccaatttacaaaatatataagtgagtacTAATCTCACGTcgattttgtgaggttgagttagacttgaagtttattttttatcactctTCTTCTCCATGCTGTTTTTGCTTCTTTCTAATGAGTAAAAATTAAGTATCCATCCACATCATGACTTTGCCAGAATAGAATAACCTGAAAAGTGTGATGATTACATTTTTGTCACTTGTGCTTCTTCTTCCCTCTTCTAATTTGTGCTCCTTTAGAGAGTTGAgggaaataaattatttaactatCTATCATAAATGTAATCTATTAATGTTGTAATTGATTACATGAAACAAGTTTTACATTTGAGTATATTAGGTAAAAAGTGGTTCTGAGATAggttattttggttgacttattCAATAGAGCATTTTATGACAAATTTAGAAAGAGGGTAAGAAGAAGTTAGTTGAAGTAATTACAAAAAACGAACACATCTGTATAGTATAGTAACACCAATATTGTTTGCTATCAAGCAGATATAATCTTGAAGAAGAATATAATCCAAACATGCTTCATTATCAGTGAGAACTGAGCAATTTATGGGAATGAAATCATCTCATGAAATCTTGATGAggaataaaataactataatgttcaattttccttttaagtatgaaatgattaaaaaataactataatcTTTTAGTCCATATTGTTATAGTTAATCCTCCATGTTTGTACATatgaaaatttatcaataatctTGGGAGTTGTTCTTGACTCAACCTTCCTGTACTCTCTTAACACATTCAATCTACAAAAATCTATCTTGTTCATATTCATGCCGAATTACATCTAGTTTTAACCAAGCAAAAAAGTTTCATGCTAGAGTTATTACTCCACATCCTTGTTTTCTAGCAGTTactcttttcttccttcaacTGATATTGTACTATCATAGGTCATAGCCTTCTTTCTTACTATGCAATAATGTTTAGTTCTTCACCCATTCACTACTCTCTGCACTTCAAACTTGACAGCTAGAGTACCAATGGAGAACATACTCTATCTTGGGGGTCCAAATATTGCCTCAGAAATCTACAACAAAGAGTATGCCAATGCAAGAATATGTGGAGCTGAGAAATGGAGAAAACCTCTGGCAAAGTTTCTTCGACAACCACAATTTATTGTCTGGGATAACAGTGACCTCGTCACACATGAGGTCATGGGTGGTTTGAAAAACGTCTATGCAATTGGAGCTGGTAAGTTTCTAAATAATTCTCATCACTTCACATCTAATATCAAACTAGAAGTAGTCCATATCATCATGTTGTCTACACTTGCTTTCTGATTTgcaatctatatatataaatcatgtttttcatttttaatgttgTCAGGAATGGTAGCTGCCCTTACTAATGAGAGTGCCACAAGCAAATCTGTGTACTTTGCACACTGCACATCAGAAATGATATTCATCACTCACTTGTTGGCTGAAGAACCTGAGAAACTTGCAGGGCCCTTACTGGCTGACACTTATGTAACCTTGTTGAAAGGCCGTAACGCTTGGTATGGCCAGATGTTAGCCAAGGGTCAATTAAGACCAGACATGGGTGACAGCATCAGTGGCAAAGGAATGATTCAGgtatgttttgtatttttttcttgttcttgtttcttcCAAATCAATGCTACGTTCTTGAGGAGTTCCAATTGCATCTTTCAAATGTGAAAGTTCAATGATTATGCATTACAGAGAATTTAGCAGCATCCTGTGGCAAAAAACACAATTGTATTCATAGTTTAGTAGTAGTTGtttgtttttaacttataaGGAAAAAACACAACAATGCTATGTAGCATTCAAAGGTTTATGTGGTCATTCTTAGATGGATGGATGAATATGATGTTACAAGTTTTACTTGACATAAGCCACACCAGATTTTGAACTAATATCATTCACATAAGAAATAGAAATCATCATCATCCTTGTGTATTCCTCCTTAGAGTCATGTTTCTTCCTTCAATCAAATTCCAATAACTAAACAAAATGCTTCCCTTCCATTTATAGGGTGTTTCTGCAGTTGAGGCATTCTTTGAACTTCTGAGCCAATCTAGCCTGAATGTGTTGCATCCTGAAGAAAACAAGCCTGTTGCTCCTGTAGAGCTTTGTCCCATTTTGAAGACACTCTACAAAATTTTGATATCAAGGTAAATATCCTGCAATACTTGACTCATGCCTGGGTTCTCTGTTGTTTACCTTATTATGCTTGTTAGCTTTAGACACTCTAATTCTGCGTACTGTATTTgcaaatctttcatcttgccaaTTTACTAAATAAGTTTCTGTTGCTTCTGGTGCTTGATGTATTTCTCAGGGAACAGTCATCACAAGCTATTCTGAAAGCCTTGAGGGATGAAAATCTGAATGATCCTCGCGAACGAATTGAGATAGCACAAAGCCATGTTTTCTA carries:
- the LOC114178031 gene encoding glycerol-3-phosphate dehydrogenase [NAD(+)] GPDHC1, cytosolic, with amino-acid sequence MGVVHDAYSNGSVGAQNCNGVEEKLDTLRRLIGKGDGDPLRIVSVGAGAWGSVFAALLQDSYGQFRDKIQIRIWRRAGRAVDRGTAEHLFEVINSREDVLRRLIRRCAYLKYVEARLGDRTLYADEILKDGFCLNMIDTPLCPLKVVTNLQEAVWDADIVVNGLPSTETREIFEEISKYWKERITVPIIISLSKGIEAALEPLPHIITPTKMIHQATRVPMENILYLGGPNIASEIYNKEYANARICGAEKWRKPLAKFLRQPQFIVWDNSDLVTHEVMGGLKNVYAIGAGMVAALTNESATSKSVYFAHCTSEMIFITHLLAEEPEKLAGPLLADTYVTLLKGRNAWYGQMLAKGQLRPDMGDSISGKGMIQGVSAVEAFFELLSQSSLNVLHPEENKPVAPVELCPILKTLYKILISREQSSQAILKALRDENLNDPRERIEIAQSHVFYKPSLLGQS